Proteins found in one Mucilaginibacter gracilis genomic segment:
- a CDS encoding AAA family ATPase, protein MQYNSDVEAADALKAAYEQIRAEIGKVIIGQDDVVKSVLISIFSNGHCLLVGVPGLAKTLLVQTVAKVLDLNFNRIQFTPDLMPSDIIGSEILGEDRNFKFIGGPVFANIILADEINRTPPKTQAALLEAMQEKSVTAAGVTHHLEQPFFVLATQNPIEQEGTYPLPEAQLDRFMFNVALNYPTLQEEIQVIKNTTGTLKPEVHKILTAKQIVFFQQLVRNIPITDHVLEYAVKLAAKTRPNTALATADVNRLLSWGAGPRASQFLVLGAKCHAVITGKYSPDIEDVQAVAKAILRHRIVRSYQAEAEGISADQLIEKLF, encoded by the coding sequence ATGCAATATAACTCGGATGTTGAAGCTGCCGACGCGTTAAAAGCTGCATACGAGCAAATACGCGCCGAAATAGGCAAGGTAATTATTGGTCAGGATGATGTTGTAAAATCAGTACTGATCTCTATCTTCAGTAATGGCCATTGTTTATTGGTTGGCGTTCCGGGGCTTGCAAAAACCTTGCTGGTGCAAACCGTAGCCAAGGTGCTTGATTTAAATTTTAACCGAATACAATTTACGCCGGATTTAATGCCTTCGGACATTATTGGTTCGGAGATATTGGGTGAGGACCGCAATTTTAAATTTATAGGCGGGCCGGTATTTGCAAACATTATACTTGCCGACGAAATAAACCGTACCCCACCAAAAACGCAGGCTGCTTTATTGGAGGCCATGCAAGAAAAATCGGTAACGGCGGCAGGTGTAACGCATCATTTAGAGCAACCGTTTTTTGTGCTCGCAACCCAAAACCCAATTGAGCAGGAAGGCACTTACCCGTTACCCGAGGCTCAGTTAGATAGGTTTATGTTTAACGTAGCCTTAAACTATCCAACTTTACAGGAAGAGATACAGGTAATAAAAAACACTACCGGAACTTTAAAACCCGAAGTTCATAAAATACTGACGGCCAAACAAATTGTTTTCTTTCAGCAATTGGTGCGCAATATCCCCATAACCGACCATGTGTTGGAATACGCTGTTAAGCTGGCAGCCAAAACCAGGCCCAACACTGCTTTAGCTACGGCAGATGTTAACCGCTTGTTAAGCTGGGGAGCAGGGCCCAGGGCATCGCAATTTTTGGTGCTGGGTGCTAAGTGCCACGCAGTAATAACCGGCAAATACTCGCCGGATATTGAAGATGTGCAGGCTGTTGCAAAAGCTATTTTGCGCCATCGCATAGTACGCAGTTACCAGGCAGAAGCCGAAGGCATCAGCGCCGATCAGTTAATCGAGAAGCTTTTTTAA
- a CDS encoding peptidylprolyl isomerase yields the protein MRKFGLTLFILLTTLTFVNAQKRTLDKIAGVVGSGIILQSDVESQYAQYLVAGNPPTPTIKGYILQQLLTQKLLAQQAVIDSVTVKDDEVDAEVDRRMRSMTMRAGGEERLEQFIGKSIIQYKDEIRPDIKEMKVAEKMRQKITEKVNVTPYDIKKYFDGIPKDSLPTYNKEVEIGEISISPALTVAEKKIFKDKLEAIRARIKGGEDFGNMARLYSQDQGSAPDGGDLGFADRSTFVKEFAAMAFKLKAGEISPIFETDFGFHFLQVIERRGEQVHVRHILIRPDQTQASLNRAKARIDSVYTLLLGNKKIDFSSAAAIYSDSKDTKFNGGMMLNMDNVQARTTYIPTDKLDPQVALVVDTMKVGELSKPGLFTAADGKKTYKILYLKSKTDAHKANLAQDLPKIKELAYEDKLNRSVSEWFEKKRKSTYIKIDPEYQAYPQLKMWAAGNPTAQVK from the coding sequence ATGAGAAAGTTTGGGTTAACCCTATTTATTTTATTGACTACATTAACGTTTGTTAACGCTCAAAAAAGAACATTAGATAAAATTGCAGGTGTTGTAGGCAGCGGTATTATATTGCAAAGCGACGTGGAATCGCAATACGCACAATACCTTGTAGCCGGAAACCCGCCCACTCCAACCATTAAGGGCTACATTTTGCAACAATTGCTTACCCAAAAATTATTGGCGCAGCAGGCCGTTATTGATAGCGTTACCGTTAAAGACGACGAAGTTGATGCCGAAGTTGACCGCCGTATGCGCAGCATGACCATGCGGGCCGGAGGCGAAGAGCGTTTGGAACAATTTATAGGCAAATCTATCATTCAATATAAAGATGAGATTCGCCCCGACATCAAGGAGATGAAAGTTGCCGAAAAAATGCGCCAAAAAATAACCGAAAAGGTTAACGTTACGCCATACGATATAAAAAAATACTTTGACGGCATACCTAAAGATAGCCTGCCAACCTATAACAAAGAAGTTGAAATTGGCGAAATATCAATTTCGCCGGCGTTAACCGTTGCCGAAAAAAAGATTTTTAAAGATAAGCTTGAAGCTATACGTGCCCGTATAAAAGGCGGCGAAGATTTTGGTAACATGGCCCGTTTGTATTCGCAAGATCAGGGTTCGGCACCGGATGGTGGTGATTTAGGTTTTGCAGACCGATCTACATTTGTTAAGGAGTTTGCCGCAATGGCCTTTAAATTAAAGGCCGGAGAAATTTCGCCAATATTTGAAACCGACTTTGGTTTTCACTTTTTACAGGTTATTGAGCGCCGCGGCGAGCAGGTACATGTGCGCCATATATTGATCCGTCCGGATCAAACCCAGGCCAGCCTTAACCGTGCCAAAGCAAGGATAGATAGCGTTTACACTTTGCTGTTAGGCAATAAAAAAATTGATTTTTCGAGTGCGGCTGCTATTTATTCGGACAGTAAGGATACTAAATTTAACGGCGGTATGATGCTAAATATGGATAACGTACAGGCACGTACTACGTACATACCTACAGACAAGCTTGACCCTCAGGTTGCCTTAGTTGTAGATACCATGAAAGTTGGCGAACTATCAAAACCTGGTTTGTTTACTGCTGCCGACGGAAAGAAAACGTATAAAATTTTATACCTAAAATCTAAAACCGACGCTCACAAAGCTAATTTAGCCCAGGATTTGCCTAAAATTAAAGAACTTGCTTACGAGGATAAACTTAACCGCTCGGTAAGCGAATGGTTTGAAAAGAAACGTAAAAGCACTTACATAAAAATTGATCCCGAATACCAAGCCTATCCACAGCTTAAAATGTGGGCAGCCGGTAATCCAACTGCTCAGGTAAAGTAA
- a CDS encoding non-canonical purine NTP diphosphatase, with protein MHKLVFATNNAHKIEEVSAKIGHQFKLLSLDDIDCHADIAETGTTFVQNAAIKSRFICNQYKLNCFGDDSGLEVDALNNEPGVYSARYAGKHGDHEANIDKVLQNLGSNPNRKARFRTVISLIWDGEEHVFDGTVEGTIRHERSGSKGFGYDPIFQPNGFDITFAEMTMEQKNTISHRARAVELMTEFLNGLS; from the coding sequence ATGCATAAACTTGTATTTGCTACCAACAACGCGCATAAAATTGAAGAAGTTAGCGCCAAAATAGGCCATCAGTTTAAACTATTAAGCCTGGATGATATTGATTGCCATGCCGATATTGCCGAAACCGGAACAACCTTTGTACAAAATGCTGCTATTAAAAGCCGTTTTATTTGCAACCAATACAAGCTCAATTGCTTTGGCGACGACAGTGGTTTGGAGGTTGATGCCCTGAATAACGAACCGGGTGTTTACTCCGCCCGTTACGCCGGCAAGCATGGCGACCATGAGGCCAATATTGACAAAGTATTGCAGAACCTTGGCAGTAACCCAAACCGCAAAGCACGTTTCCGAACCGTAATATCATTGATTTGGGACGGAGAAGAACATGTTTTTGATGGAACGGTTGAAGGAACCATTCGCCATGAACGTTCCGGCTCAAAGGGGTTCGGTTACGACCCGATATTCCAACCGAATGGTTTTGATATTACCTTTGCCGAAATGACGATGGAACAAAAAAACACCATAAGCCACAGGGCAAGAGCGGTTGAATTGATGACGGAGTTTTTGAACGGATTAAGCTAA
- a CDS encoding M949_RS01915 family surface polysaccharide biosynthesis protein, whose protein sequence is MSAKFLSVSFLVLISQISLAQLKVTKLSKADIPAAIHYPGHVMEVFKYSDSDGEHLVFTTETGILNPKGDDDYRGADLYAFNYKINGSQYTFVWQIHDFVKDCPVDITAKFVKNTFAVTDLNNDGKAEIWVMYRTACRGDVSAPNMKIIMYEGAKKYAVRGEAKVSMGTNPPSYYGGSYTLDNAFKTGPDTFKKYAEALWKKNLMEKF, encoded by the coding sequence ATGTCTGCAAAATTTTTAAGCGTTTCCTTTCTTGTTTTAATCAGCCAAATCTCATTGGCACAACTCAAAGTTACTAAACTTAGCAAAGCCGATATTCCGGCTGCTATCCATTACCCCGGCCATGTTATGGAAGTGTTTAAATATTCGGATAGCGATGGTGAACATTTGGTTTTCACCACCGAAACAGGCATACTTAACCCCAAAGGCGATGATGACTACAGAGGTGCTGATTTATATGCTTTTAATTACAAGATAAACGGGTCGCAGTATACATTTGTATGGCAAATACATGATTTTGTTAAAGATTGTCCGGTTGACATTACGGCAAAATTTGTAAAAAATACTTTTGCAGTTACCGATTTAAATAATGATGGTAAGGCCGAAATTTGGGTAATGTACCGCACAGCATGTCGTGGGGATGTTAGCGCTCCTAATATGAAAATAATTATGTATGAAGGTGCTAAAAAGTACGCAGTAAGAGGCGAGGCAAAGGTAAGCATGGGAACCAACCCGCCATCCTATTATGGTGGTAGTTATACTTTAGATAATGCCTTTAAAACCGGCCCTGATACATTTAAAAAATATGCGGAAGCACTTTGGAAGAAAAATTTGATGGAGAAATTTTAG
- a CDS encoding Txe/YoeB family addiction module toxin, with product MEIEFTVKAEHDLMYWKKVGDKVVLKKIRILLESILETPFKGIGKPEALKYDLAGKWSRRITKADRIIYQVINNTIYIYSVRGHYE from the coding sequence ATGGAAATAGAATTTACTGTTAAAGCCGAACATGATTTAATGTATTGGAAAAAGGTAGGGGATAAGGTTGTCCTGAAAAAAATAAGAATACTTTTAGAAAGCATATTAGAAACACCATTTAAAGGTATTGGAAAGCCCGAAGCTTTAAAGTATGATCTCGCAGGCAAATGGTCGCGCCGTATCACAAAAGCTGATAGGATTATTTATCAGGTTATTAACAATACAATATATATTTATTCGGTCAGGGGGCATTACGAATAA
- a CDS encoding DUF2683 family protein, which yields METLIVRPDNDEKLKALKAVLKVLEIDFEENKSPYNPEFVSKILQGDEDIKAGHTKKISLDDIWK from the coding sequence ATGGAAACATTAATAGTTCGGCCAGACAATGATGAGAAATTGAAAGCTTTAAAAGCCGTATTAAAAGTTTTGGAAATTGATTTTGAAGAAAATAAATCGCCTTATAATCCTGAATTTGTATCCAAGATATTACAAGGTGACGAAGATATAAAAGCGGGCCACACAAAGAAAATATCGCTTGACGATATATGGAAATAG
- the cydB gene encoding cytochrome d ubiquinol oxidase subunit II, protein MATFLGIDYPTCWFLLVGAVFTGYIILDGFDLGAGMVHLFFVKEESRRIALNAIGPVWDGNEVWIVIGGGALFAGFPEVYASLLSAFYVPFILFLLGVIFRAISIEFRSKEPMLWWRRMWDISYCASSTLIAFLLGVILGNVTEGINMGPDHVFRGSFMEFLNPYALLTGVTTVALLMMHGAIYLVMKTENRLYTKLTLIVKDTTIFFVIMILLTSFYTLLYLPNMAAVIRRFPELFVVPVMMVLAIANITRQITKRKYLYAFISSAVTISLLMILVAMELYPNMLVSTQTPANNLTVYNACSSQKTLGIMLVVAAIGVPLVVAYTTFVFITFKGKVKLDEMSY, encoded by the coding sequence ATGGCAACATTTTTAGGTATTGATTATCCAACCTGCTGGTTTTTGTTGGTGGGAGCGGTATTTACAGGTTATATTATTTTGGATGGGTTTGACCTGGGCGCCGGAATGGTGCATTTGTTTTTTGTTAAAGAAGAAAGCAGGCGCATAGCCTTAAACGCTATCGGTCCCGTTTGGGACGGTAACGAAGTTTGGATAGTAATAGGAGGCGGTGCGCTGTTTGCAGGGTTTCCCGAAGTGTATGCCTCCCTTTTATCGGCTTTTTATGTGCCTTTTATTTTGTTTTTACTGGGTGTGATATTCCGGGCCATATCTATAGAGTTTAGAAGCAAGGAGCCCATGCTGTGGTGGAGGCGAATGTGGGATATTAGTTATTGCGCATCCAGCACGCTTATTGCCTTTTTATTGGGCGTAATTTTAGGTAACGTAACCGAAGGTATTAATATGGGTCCCGATCATGTTTTCCGCGGAAGCTTTATGGAATTTTTAAACCCCTATGCCCTATTAACCGGTGTAACCACAGTTGCCCTGCTGATGATGCATGGCGCCATATACCTGGTAATGAAAACCGAGAACCGCCTTTACACCAAGCTTACCCTTATTGTAAAAGATACCACCATCTTTTTTGTGATTATGATATTGCTTACATCGTTTTACACCCTGCTATACCTGCCCAATATGGCGGCGGTAATACGCCGTTTTCCAGAGCTTTTTGTGGTACCGGTAATGATGGTGCTTGCAATTGCCAATATTACAAGGCAAATAACCAAACGCAAATATTTGTATGCTTTTATATCGTCGGCAGTAACTATCAGCCTGCTCATGATTTTGGTTGCGATGGAACTTTACCCTAACATGCTGGTGTCAACCCAAACACCGGCCAATAACCTTACCGTTTATAATGCATGCTCTTCGCAAAAAACGCTGGGCATTATGCTGGTTGTAGCTGCTATTGGTGTACCGTTGGTTGTAGCTTATACCACCTTTGTGTTTATTACTTTTAAAGGCAAGGTAAAGCTGGATGAGATGAGTTATTGA
- a CDS encoding cytochrome ubiquinol oxidase subunit I, with product MDVEILARIQFAFTIAFHYIYPPLSIGLGLVMVIMEGMYLKTGLKLYEQMTRFFTRIFALIFGIGVATGIVMEFEFGTNWAVYSRYVGDVFGSALAAEGIFAFALESGFLGVLLFGWNKVKPGVHFFATIMVTLGSMFSAVWIVVANSWQQTPAGYHIVGTGMHARAEITDFWAMVFNPSSMARMEHVWLGSFLSGSFLVLSISAYYLRRKRYIEFSKSAFKIALIVATVSALAQLFVGHQSADIVAKYQPAKLAALEGHYDGTKPGDMYLMGYVDQKKQETHGLKIPGGLSFLTEGDFNKPLTGLNNFKKEDRPSAVNFVFQTYHLMVACGMLMIALTLYACYLWWRKKLFNKHWLMVIFSFSVLLPQIANQVGWYSAEVGRQPWVVYGLLRTSHALSQAVKAGSIVFSLILFTWVYLVLFVLFIYLLNKKIKHGPFDEENLDHSPRHIEMADSLEGQI from the coding sequence ATGGATGTTGAAATACTTGCCCGCATACAGTTTGCTTTTACCATAGCTTTTCATTACATCTATCCGCCGTTAAGCATTGGGCTTGGGCTGGTTATGGTGATAATGGAAGGCATGTACCTTAAAACCGGCCTCAAGCTTTACGAGCAAATGACGAGGTTTTTTACCCGCATTTTTGCCCTTATTTTTGGTATCGGCGTAGCTACCGGTATTGTAATGGAGTTTGAGTTTGGCACCAATTGGGCTGTGTACTCGCGCTATGTGGGCGATGTTTTTGGCAGCGCGCTGGCGGCAGAAGGTATATTTGCCTTCGCGTTAGAATCGGGCTTTTTAGGTGTGCTGTTATTTGGATGGAACAAGGTAAAGCCGGGCGTACACTTTTTTGCTACAATAATGGTAACGTTAGGTTCTATGTTTTCGGCAGTGTGGATAGTGGTAGCCAACTCGTGGCAGCAAACACCGGCAGGTTACCATATTGTAGGTACAGGCATGCACGCACGTGCCGAAATAACCGATTTTTGGGCAATGGTATTTAATCCATCGTCAATGGCTCGTATGGAGCATGTTTGGCTGGGGTCTTTTCTTTCGGGTTCATTTTTAGTTTTGAGTATTTCGGCCTATTACCTGCGCCGTAAACGTTATATCGAGTTTTCTAAATCGGCATTTAAAATAGCATTAATTGTAGCTACGGTGTCGGCATTGGCGCAGTTGTTTGTGGGCCACCAATCGGCAGATATTGTTGCCAAATATCAACCTGCAAAATTGGCCGCACTGGAGGGGCATTACGATGGCACCAAGCCCGGCGATATGTACCTGATGGGCTACGTTGACCAAAAGAAGCAAGAAACCCACGGATTGAAAATTCCGGGTGGACTGAGTTTTTTAACCGAAGGCGATTTTAATAAACCGCTAACCGGCCTCAATAATTTTAAAAAGGAAGACAGGCCGAGTGCTGTTAATTTCGTCTTCCAAACCTACCATTTAATGGTGGCCTGCGGTATGTTAATGATAGCCTTAACGCTTTACGCCTGCTATTTATGGTGGCGCAAAAAGCTGTTTAACAAGCATTGGCTCATGGTTATATTTTCGTTTTCGGTATTGCTGCCGCAAATAGCCAACCAGGTTGGCTGGTACAGTGCCGAAGTTGGGCGGCAGCCTTGGGTAGTTTACGGTTTGCTGCGCACGTCGCACGCATTATCGCAGGCGGTTAAGGCGGGGAGTATAGTGTTTTCGCTAATTTTGTTTACCTGGGTTTATTTGGTGTTGTTCGTTCTTTTTATATATCTGCTCAACAAAAAAATAAAACATGGTCCGTTTGATGAAGAGAATTTGGATCACAGTCCAAGACATATTGAGATGGCGGATTCGTTGGAAGGGCAAATTTGA
- a CDS encoding cupin domain-containing protein has product MSKLNSKTFLAESEVEWQNQGGGVQRQIFGYNAQMMMAKAKFEKGAIGALHSHPHTQVAYVAGGVFEVTIGDEKRILKDGDGFYVAPNVVHGVVCLEAGTLVDAFSPMREDFI; this is encoded by the coding sequence ATGAGCAAACTAAACAGTAAAACCTTTTTGGCCGAGAGTGAAGTTGAATGGCAAAACCAGGGTGGGGGAGTACAACGACAAATTTTTGGCTACAACGCACAAATGATGATGGCTAAGGCCAAATTTGAAAAAGGCGCCATAGGTGCCTTGCACAGCCACCCGCATACGCAGGTGGCCTATGTTGCAGGCGGTGTATTTGAAGTTACCATAGGCGACGAAAAACGTATTTTAAAAGACGGCGACGGCTTTTACGTAGCGCCAAATGTGGTACACGGCGTTGTATGTTTGGAAGCCGGCACTTTGGTAGATGCATTTTCGCCAATGCGGGAAGATTTTATATAA
- a CDS encoding OstA-like protein, producing MNKYFLIVILLLIGGQVLGQKRGSLLRVIKSDSTRGYTKDGVTLTIVYRAVFQQDNTILSSDSAYLHQKENAFDAFGHVIITQGDTLHIFGDKLNYQGNTKIAIMTDNVRLIDKDAVLTTNYFTYNTGTKFGTYTGGGKLVSKDNTLTSQNGYYFASSRDAYFRYNVVLNTVDAIIKTDTLRYNSGSRIAYFYGPTNIYGKKDKDTLYTENGTYNTQTEQAFFGKKNLYKQNTKSLKGDSLFYDRLAGYGKAVKHVTFKDSEQKIILHGDLGETFKKGDRTLVTQHAYVVFVTEEKDTSKTSKPGVLKKDSVTTQQKTAVVKKPALNPPKNSMPVVDSAQVKQARDMAVKAAASLTPSQKDTLVATAKKAIAKGQVVTAPPNTMPVIDNAQVNALKNLANAQLNGVPKSKRDSVINRVKAAANNKAALTSAKKSLPSLDEAIKAGNALANKNMPVVKDTLPKKDTTRIKRDSIFMTADSIETRITTYKELKTIKEERRIAGLRDTSIKIIPSIVYTNTKPVKYLDIAIARMRPDTTVFHRGYFKKKPTVVDTSQHKAAIVVPQKVAKPIVQKFIPVDSVNISQEVKLSDTARVRILTAAHHAKIFKSDLQARADSIFFSYSDSVARMYIHPMIWVQGSQLSADTINLQMKKKQLDNIELYPSAFIVNIEEGDSTHFNQVGGKKMRGFFKNGKMDKMFVFANAETIYFMRDSGKVTQMRHSITSKIRVRFKNNEPLDVMEYIKPDATITPITQVKDDKKILRGFIWKPEDRPVSKEAIINPVIKKPVKKGPAKPDGKNLPTKPDGKGEIKPGLHMAKDSINLKTDTLPHIKAKTDTLPRIKAKTDTAKLKPHEQTKQ from the coding sequence GTGAATAAATATTTTTTGATCGTTATTTTACTGTTGATTGGCGGCCAGGTTTTGGGCCAAAAACGGGGCTCGTTGTTACGTGTTATCAAGTCGGATTCTACCCGCGGTTACACTAAAGACGGGGTTACGCTTACCATAGTATATAGGGCCGTTTTTCAGCAAGATAATACCATACTCAGTTCAGACAGTGCCTACCTGCACCAAAAAGAAAATGCTTTTGATGCCTTTGGCCACGTTATAATTACACAAGGCGATACCCTGCATATTTTTGGCGATAAACTAAATTACCAGGGCAATACCAAAATTGCCATTATGACGGATAATGTGCGCCTGATTGATAAGGACGCTGTTTTAACCACCAACTATTTTACCTACAACACGGGCACAAAGTTTGGAACCTACACCGGCGGCGGTAAATTGGTGAGTAAAGATAATACGCTCACCAGCCAAAACGGATACTATTTTGCGTCGTCGCGCGATGCATATTTTAGGTATAACGTGGTTTTAAATACTGTTGATGCCATTATTAAAACAGATACCCTGCGGTATAATTCGGGTTCGCGGATAGCTTATTTTTACGGGCCTACCAATATTTACGGCAAAAAAGATAAAGATACGCTGTACACCGAAAACGGTACTTATAATACGCAAACGGAGCAGGCTTTTTTTGGAAAGAAAAATTTATATAAACAGAATACAAAATCGTTAAAAGGCGATAGTTTGTTTTATGATAGGTTGGCCGGCTATGGCAAAGCAGTAAAACATGTTACTTTTAAGGATAGCGAACAAAAAATAATTTTGCATGGCGACTTAGGCGAAACCTTTAAAAAAGGCGACCGTACCCTGGTAACCCAACATGCCTACGTAGTATTTGTAACCGAAGAAAAGGACACATCAAAAACAAGCAAACCCGGCGTGCTTAAAAAAGACTCCGTTACAACGCAACAAAAAACTGCTGTTGTTAAAAAGCCAGCACTCAATCCGCCAAAAAATAGTATGCCCGTTGTGGATTCGGCACAGGTAAAGCAGGCCCGCGATATGGCTGTTAAAGCGGCGGCTTCGCTTACACCATCGCAAAAAGATACACTTGTTGCTACGGCCAAAAAGGCTATTGCAAAAGGGCAGGTAGTTACCGCGCCACCAAACACCATGCCCGTAATTGATAATGCGCAGGTTAATGCCCTTAAAAACTTGGCCAATGCTCAACTAAACGGCGTGCCAAAATCAAAACGCGATTCGGTTATTAACCGTGTAAAAGCTGCGGCTAATAATAAGGCTGCGTTAACTTCGGCAAAAAAATCGTTGCCTTCGTTAGATGAAGCAATTAAAGCAGGTAATGCTTTGGCGAATAAAAACATGCCTGTAGTAAAAGATACTTTGCCTAAAAAAGATACGACGCGCATTAAACGCGATTCTATTTTTATGACGGCAGATAGCATTGAAACTCGAATTACAACTTATAAAGAACTTAAAACAATAAAAGAAGAACGCCGCATAGCCGGGCTAAGAGATACATCCATCAAAATAATACCGTCAATAGTTTATACTAACACCAAGCCTGTTAAATATCTCGATATTGCGATAGCGAGGATGCGACCAGACACCACAGTTTTTCATCGGGGATATTTTAAAAAGAAACCTACGGTTGTAGATACTTCGCAACATAAAGCTGCAATTGTTGTGCCCCAAAAAGTAGCTAAACCTATAGTTCAAAAGTTTATCCCTGTCGATTCGGTTAATATAAGTCAGGAAGTAAAACTGAGCGATACGGCCAGGGTGCGCATTTTAACAGCCGCGCATCATGCAAAAATATTCAAATCGGATTTGCAGGCCCGGGCCGATTCCATATTTTTCAGTTACAGCGATTCGGTTGCCCGGATGTACATTCACCCCATGATATGGGTGCAGGGTTCGCAGTTATCGGCAGATACCATTAACCTGCAAATGAAAAAGAAACAGTTGGATAATATTGAGTTATACCCATCGGCGTTTATTGTGAATATTGAGGAGGGCGATTCGACACATTTTAACCAGGTTGGCGGCAAAAAAATGCGTGGCTTTTTTAAGAATGGCAAAATGGATAAGATGTTTGTTTTTGCCAATGCCGAAACTATTTATTTTATGAGGGATAGCGGCAAGGTTACGCAAATGCGCCACAGCATAACCAGTAAAATACGCGTAAGGTTTAAAAACAACGAGCCGCTTGATGTGATGGAATACATAAAGCCCGATGCTACTATAACACCTATTACGCAGGTTAAGGATGATAAAAAAATACTAAGAGGCTTTATTTGGAAACCCGAGGACAGGCCGGTTTCTAAAGAAGCTATCATTAACCCGGTAATTAAAAAACCGGTTAAAAAGGGACCAGCTAAACCAGATGGTAAAAACTTGCCAACAAAACCCGATGGTAAAGGCGAAATTAAGCCGGGTTTACACATGGCAAAAGATAGCATAAATTTAAAAACGGATACCCTGCCGCACATCAAAGCCAAAACGGATACTTTGCCGCGTATTAAAGCAAAAACAGACACGGCTAAACTAAAACCACATGAGCAAACTAAACAGTAA
- the tilS gene encoding tRNA lysidine(34) synthetase TilS, translating to MLPIQQFKNFIEKHRLFEPGHSVLAAVSSGRDSVLLAHLLQQSGINFGIAHCNFQLRPAEALAEQAFANNLANSFGVAFHTTNFDTQSYAKQNGISTQMAARQLRYTWFEHIRNNFGYNCIAVAHHQNDSVETILLNLTRGTGIAGMHGILPKNGLIVRPMLFLNRNEIDNLVANNNLAYMEDSSNASVKYARNKIRHQVIPHLKELNPKLEETFDSNIKRFRELELLLQNKLNEIMPKVLIPHGDDFYIPIAAIEQLEPQRLLLFGLLNPFGFSEQVIEDMLSALNKHAGRVFEAPAYILVLDRDKLVLSKRTTTPHPVVIKPDDNEVSYAGFKLTLLHDDSPLIVRDNPMALSVDADALIYPLTLRTWQQGDYFYPMGMKGKKKLSDFFVNEKIALNEKNQIPILVNGNNEVIWICGYRSDERYKVTAHTKKVIIFELYKLNL from the coding sequence ATGCTGCCTATACAACAATTCAAAAATTTCATTGAAAAGCACCGTCTTTTTGAGCCCGGCCACAGTGTGCTTGCCGCTGTAAGCTCCGGGCGCGATTCGGTTTTGCTGGCACATTTGCTACAACAAAGCGGCATTAATTTTGGCATAGCACATTGCAACTTTCAACTGCGGCCCGCCGAGGCCCTGGCCGAACAAGCTTTTGCTAATAACCTCGCAAATAGTTTTGGGGTTGCGTTCCACACCACAAATTTTGATACCCAAAGTTACGCTAAACAAAATGGCATATCAACCCAAATGGCCGCGCGCCAACTGCGGTATACTTGGTTTGAGCACATCCGCAATAACTTTGGCTATAACTGCATTGCAGTAGCGCACCATCAAAACGACTCGGTAGAAACTATATTGCTTAACCTAACACGCGGCACAGGCATTGCCGGCATGCATGGTATTTTACCCAAAAACGGCCTTATTGTAAGGCCAATGCTTTTTTTAAACCGCAACGAAATTGACAACCTGGTTGCCAACAATAACCTGGCGTATATGGAAGATAGCTCTAACGCCTCCGTTAAATATGCGCGTAATAAAATAAGGCACCAGGTAATTCCGCACCTTAAAGAACTGAACCCAAAGCTTGAAGAAACCTTTGATAGCAATATTAAACGCTTCCGCGAACTGGAATTATTACTCCAAAATAAGCTTAACGAAATTATGCCCAAGGTGTTAATACCGCACGGCGACGATTTTTATATCCCGATAGCTGCAATTGAGCAACTTGAACCGCAACGTTTATTACTATTTGGCCTGCTTAACCCCTTTGGTTTTAGCGAACAGGTAATTGAGGATATGTTATCGGCTTTAAATAAGCACGCTGGCCGCGTTTTTGAAGCCCCGGCTTACATTTTAGTACTCGACAGAGATAAACTGGTATTAAGCAAACGCACCACTACTCCTCACCCCGTTGTAATTAAACCGGACGATAACGAGGTTAGCTATGCCGGCTTTAAGCTTACTTTGCTGCACGATGATTCGCCGCTTATTGTGCGTGATAACCCCATGGCACTTTCGGTTGATGCGGACGCATTAATATATCCGTTAACACTGCGCACCTGGCAACAGGGCGACTACTTTTACCCGATGGGAATGAAGGGTAAAAAAAAGTTAAGCGATTTTTTTGTAAATGAAAAAATTGCCCTGAATGAGAAAAACCAAATACCTATATTAGTTAACGGAAATAACGAGGTAATTTGGATATGTGGTTACCGTAGCGACGAACGCTATAAAGTAACCGCACACACCAAAAAAGTTATTATCTTCGAACTGTACAAGTTGAACTTATGA